The Nostoc sp. 'Lobaria pulmonaria (5183) cyanobiont' DNA window AGTCGCCGCGTTGTCATTGTTGGCGCTGGATTCGGTGGGTTGCAAGCTGCTCAATCTTTAGCTGATTCTGGTGCAGATGTATTGTTAATCGATCGCAACAACTATCACACCTTTGTACCGTTGTTGTATCAAGTTGCGACAGGTCAATTAGAACCTGAATACATTGCTTACCCTATCCGCACAATATTACGGCGATTCTCTTTCCTGCGGAATAAGTCTAAGGTTCAGTTTTTGATGGCTGAGGTTGAGCAAATTGATTTTTCAAGGCAAACTGTTGAAACAGATAGTTGTTCAATTACCTATGACTTTCTTGTGCTTGCAACTGGAAGCCAAACCCAGTTTTTGGGAGTTCCTGGAGCTTTAGAATATGCGTTCTCGATGAGAACGCTAGAAGAAGCAATAGCAATCCGAAATCACATTTTCTCTTGTTTTGAGAGAGCTATCCAGGAATCTGATTCATTACGACGCCAACAATTGCTGACGTTTACCATCGTTGGCGGCGGGCCAACGGGTGTTGAGGTTGCAGGTGCTTTCGTTGAAATGCTTCGAGGCCACTTGCGTCGAGATTATCCGACACTTTTGCCGCAAGTGAGGTTGATTCTCGTGCAATCTGGCGATCGCTTATTGGCCGATTTGCCAAAGAAGTTGGGACTTTACACTTACAAACGATTACATCAGCTAGGAGTGGAGGTTTATCTGCAAACAAAAGTGACTAGAGTGACTTTTGAATCTTTACATCTGCAAAACGATGAGGTAATTGCAACTGCAACCGTCATTTGGACTGCGGGGTTAGAAGCAAACTCTCCTACAACATCAGAGGAGGTATCTTCAGCAAATAAGGGAAAGTTACTTGTTCATCCCACCCTACAATTGCTAGAGCAACCCAATATTTATGCCATTGGG harbors:
- a CDS encoding NAD(P)/FAD-dependent oxidoreductase; protein product: MNSRRVVIVGAGFGGLQAAQSLADSGADVLLIDRNNYHTFVPLLYQVATGQLEPEYIAYPIRTILRRFSFLRNKSKVQFLMAEVEQIDFSRQTVETDSCSITYDFLVLATGSQTQFLGVPGALEYAFSMRTLEEAIAIRNHIFSCFERAIQESDSLRRQQLLTFTIVGGGPTGVEVAGAFVEMLRGHLRRDYPTLLPQVRLILVQSGDRLLADLPKKLGLYTYKRLHQLGVEVYLQTKVTRVTFESLHLQNDEVIATATVIWTAGLEANSPTTSEEVSSANKGKLLVHPTLQLLEQPNIYAIGDLAYIEQNGKPLTGVAPEALQQGVAVARNIQRQFRGKSPEHFSYFNKGRLAIIGCYSGVGKIGAFAFTGCLAWLMWLGVHLVYLPGYRSRLLVLFTWLHTYFFGDRSVRLILSMKER